One genomic segment of Mycolicibacterium psychrotolerans includes these proteins:
- the wzm gene encoding galactan export ABC transporter permease subunit Wzm/RfbD, giving the protein MTFTDAAAQSKTFTRAWADLVGGFGKRELWLHLGWQDIKQRYRRSVLGPFWITIATGTTAVAMGALYSKLFKLELSEHLPYVTLGLIVWNLINASILEGAEVFIANEGLIKQLPTPLSVHVYRLVWRQMILFAHNIIIFVIIAIIFPKPWTWTDLSVIPALALISLNCVWVALCFGILATRYRDISPLLNSLVQLLFFMTPIIWNEATLQSQGAGQWAKIVELNPLLHYLDIVRAPLLGADQELRHWVVVLVLTAFGWVFAALAMRQYRARVPYWV; this is encoded by the coding sequence ATGACGTTCACGGATGCCGCGGCGCAATCGAAGACGTTCACCCGGGCCTGGGCCGACCTGGTGGGCGGTTTCGGCAAGCGCGAGTTGTGGCTGCACCTGGGTTGGCAGGACATCAAGCAGCGGTACCGGCGTTCGGTGCTGGGCCCCTTCTGGATCACGATCGCCACCGGCACCACCGCGGTGGCGATGGGTGCGCTGTACTCGAAGCTGTTCAAACTCGAACTCTCCGAACACCTTCCCTACGTGACGCTCGGGCTGATCGTCTGGAATCTGATCAACGCGTCGATTCTCGAGGGCGCCGAGGTGTTCATCGCCAACGAGGGTCTGATCAAACAACTTCCGACCCCGCTGTCGGTACACGTCTACCGGCTGGTCTGGCGGCAGATGATCCTGTTCGCGCACAACATCATCATCTTCGTGATCATCGCGATCATCTTCCCCAAACCGTGGACGTGGACGGACCTGTCCGTCATTCCCGCGCTGGCGCTGATCTCCCTCAACTGTGTCTGGGTGGCTTTGTGTTTCGGGATCCTCGCGACCCGCTACCGCGACATCAGCCCGCTGCTGAACAGCCTGGTGCAGCTGTTGTTCTTCATGACGCCGATCATCTGGAACGAGGCGACGCTGCAGTCCCAGGGCGCCGGCCAGTGGGCCAAGATCGTCGAACTCAATCCGCTGTTGCACTACCTCGACATCGTGCGGGCGCCCTTGCTGGGTGCGGATCAGGAACTGCGGCACTGGGTCGTGGTTCTGGTCCTGACAGCGTTCGGCTGGGTGTTCGCCGCGCTGGCGATGCGCCAGTACCGGGCCCGCGTGCCGTACTGGGTGTGA